In Hahella sp. KA22, one genomic interval encodes:
- a CDS encoding SDR family NAD(P)-dependent oxidoreductase, whose translation MEFAGISQTAIDSLVFSPEWKTLPLPAAPEDEVEEEQQPRIIIVPPSQAALRQEIAERSPQADVRLLNPQSIDDLARAVAGNAALRLCFVTRTPWRAAVPDEDVSAFFQLLKALGDKPAVKLDVFTDKAVACPLFDSVTHPVDGVYVGLAQTLAKERPEWTVRSFSLQKLTADVLQDLLRISLPTLPGTPVCIADGRYGVADMQPTTLRPWPAQSAFRQQGTYVILGGAGGLGGKLAEYLAARYQAKLVILGRRPEAQDLLMRLRDLGAAEARYHSVDLGDRAALQAVLDRYAVIHGVVHSALVLEDASLTAMSEQTLFNVLRPKVHGAYNLARALKGRTLDFCLFFSSIQSYIANPGQGNYTAACVAKDAFADLLHNGLMINSKVINWGFWGSVGVVASEHYRERMKKLQIGSIEVDEGLAVIERFLVTEGRQITVVKASDLALKRLHITPHAINQNTTNQKTTNQNTTVINQNITPASGADADLIPAYRTQDPLVARNEAMSAALQEYARWRLGQTSMPEAIAPKFGKLAAALRSIKAGHSPQREEVVRRYPELQGHIRLLDQCIENLPAILRGETNPLSVIFPDGGFELVEPVYRDNPIADYFNQVAARIVANLQKARAGRPLRIIEIGAGTGSTTQFVLPQLTPDNVSYTFTDLSFAFLNKARRRFADYPFVEYKICNIEKPPAFEEPFDVVIATNVIHATSDLPETLRQVRRLLRDDGVFVLNEITSCQDYATLTFGLTDGWWLSQDSYRIPNSPLLSGDSWRRLILQAGFQGVDAHGGEDQQVIVGFAGAAMQQSAAPQKTALQAQDFPPEETSQADAKPAQTAPQEGVASQASIEAFLQAVIAEVLQFDPSEIERDMPFSEMGVDSLISMELLKPIKEKTGYLPATILFEYPTIRQLAEHILTAGLGWSERETSAAPVAPQVAVEETPPKQDSLAEIMNQVRAVIADTMMMEPEDVEADTPFQEYGVDSIISLELIRPLKEIFGYLPATVLFEYPNLRQLAEYLATTVATASSEEVAADSATAQVSKASELPDDHNDPDAQLSPVDPAALLWRPGDIAIIGMSARLPKAQDVARFWDNLRQGRDCTDVIPAERWKQEGFLTEAPLNGRGSYTNRGAFIDDVDAFDHVFFNLTPNEAARMDPQERIMLEQTYRSMLDAGYTRKQWAGSDTAVFVGVMNGDYAWHTPVQTTTAPATSLFWSMANRASYFFDWRGPSMAVDTACSASLTALHLACQALKNGDCEQAVVGGVNLITHPRHYEQLCGLHMLSRSEQCKPFGANADGFVDGEGVVCLVMKRAEDAMRDNDRVYGFIKGSAINAGGRSNGYTAPNPEAQAALIGKALQAAGVSAQEVGYVEAHGTGTELGDPIELRALSKSYAAAAPQSIRLGSVKSNVGHLESAAGLCGVLKAVLQMHHGEWVPSLHAEQLNPHLDFAQTPFQLNRERRAWDPAAPRVSAVSSFGAGGGNAHVVIQGVAQASPRTLSDAAQSATQPEIYVIPLSHHSSAGLQQTLDGLREWLQGQQVDMDALAYTLACARDHERFRRALVCRDQADLIQQLGRDLQMTGVASQKETSGQAQQASPQQLTHDNAESVAALYEAGNDLPWREFYPQRRLAAVPEYVFIRHRHWIDSVESNFKGFHSLTQAHRINGRTMAPAAWTLSTLCENADEGGFVNIMWKDMITDPHKVEVIEEGGRTLFVGRGGFTQYCSAERTQDVSAPQNISAVLARLGMENPLQAMDIDNAPRRPQAEIYAGFKQRGYDYGQPLQGIRWAHIRPGLVRAFLQVDHDWGQLVSPALLDAGLQLAILAPEGSTANTGGGEKAVFMPYHLGRLAVNRLPDNEAVYAYCLEKTSAQASKARRFDFYFTDRRGDVLIMLEDMVSVVARPHTEDDVDTRPRQVRPEPRFEVFDLS comes from the coding sequence AATCCATCGATGATCTGGCGCGGGCGGTGGCTGGGAACGCCGCGCTGCGTCTATGTTTCGTGACGCGCACTCCCTGGCGCGCCGCCGTTCCGGATGAAGACGTCAGCGCCTTTTTTCAGCTGCTGAAAGCGCTGGGGGACAAACCTGCGGTCAAGCTGGACGTGTTCACGGACAAAGCCGTCGCCTGTCCGTTGTTTGACAGCGTCACCCATCCTGTGGATGGCGTCTACGTGGGGCTGGCGCAGACTCTGGCCAAGGAGCGTCCGGAATGGACAGTGCGCAGTTTCTCACTGCAAAAACTGACGGCGGACGTACTGCAGGACCTGTTGCGCATATCTCTGCCGACGTTGCCCGGAACGCCAGTCTGCATTGCAGACGGACGCTATGGCGTCGCCGACATGCAGCCGACGACCTTGCGCCCATGGCCTGCGCAATCCGCTTTCCGCCAGCAGGGAACCTATGTGATTCTCGGCGGCGCCGGCGGGTTGGGCGGTAAGCTGGCGGAATATCTGGCCGCTCGTTATCAGGCGAAACTGGTTATCCTCGGGCGCCGTCCTGAGGCTCAAGACTTATTGATGCGACTGCGCGACCTGGGCGCTGCGGAGGCGCGTTATCACTCCGTCGATCTCGGCGACCGCGCCGCATTGCAGGCGGTGCTGGACCGGTACGCGGTGATTCATGGCGTGGTGCATTCTGCGCTGGTGCTGGAGGACGCGTCCTTGACGGCGATGTCCGAGCAGACGCTGTTCAATGTGCTGCGGCCGAAAGTTCACGGGGCCTACAATCTGGCGCGGGCGTTGAAGGGACGGACGCTGGATTTCTGCCTGTTTTTCTCTTCCATTCAGTCCTATATCGCCAATCCGGGGCAGGGCAACTACACCGCCGCCTGTGTGGCCAAAGACGCCTTCGCGGATTTATTGCACAACGGACTGATGATCAACAGCAAAGTCATCAACTGGGGCTTCTGGGGTTCGGTAGGCGTGGTGGCCTCGGAGCACTACCGCGAGCGCATGAAAAAGCTGCAAATCGGCTCCATTGAAGTGGACGAAGGCCTCGCCGTCATTGAGCGGTTTCTGGTGACGGAGGGCAGGCAAATTACGGTGGTGAAGGCCTCAGATCTGGCGTTGAAACGCCTGCATATTACGCCTCATGCAATTAATCAAAATACAACGAATCAAAAGACAACGAATCAAAATACAACTGTAATTAATCAAAATATAACGCCTGCAAGCGGCGCCGACGCCGACCTGATCCCGGCTTATCGCACGCAAGACCCGTTAGTCGCCCGTAACGAAGCGATGTCCGCCGCGTTGCAGGAGTACGCGCGCTGGCGTCTGGGCCAAACATCCATGCCGGAGGCCATTGCGCCCAAGTTCGGCAAGCTGGCGGCGGCGCTTAGAAGCATTAAGGCGGGGCATTCGCCGCAGCGGGAGGAAGTGGTGCGCCGCTATCCAGAGCTGCAAGGGCATATCCGTCTGCTGGATCAATGCATCGAAAATCTGCCAGCCATTTTGCGCGGGGAGACCAATCCGCTGAGCGTGATCTTCCCTGATGGCGGCTTTGAGCTGGTGGAGCCGGTGTACCGGGACAACCCCATTGCGGACTACTTCAACCAGGTGGCGGCCAGAATCGTCGCCAACTTGCAAAAGGCGCGCGCGGGACGTCCTCTGCGCATTATCGAAATCGGCGCCGGCACCGGCAGCACTACTCAGTTTGTGTTGCCGCAACTGACGCCTGACAACGTCAGCTACACCTTTACCGACCTGTCTTTTGCGTTTTTGAACAAAGCCAGACGCCGGTTCGCCGACTATCCCTTTGTGGAATACAAAATCTGCAATATCGAGAAGCCGCCCGCGTTCGAAGAACCTTTCGATGTGGTCATCGCCACCAACGTCATCCACGCCACGTCGGACTTGCCGGAAACCTTGCGGCAGGTGCGGCGTTTGTTGCGTGACGACGGCGTATTCGTGCTCAACGAAATCACTTCCTGCCAGGATTACGCGACCCTGACCTTCGGCCTCACGGACGGCTGGTGGCTGAGCCAGGACTCGTATCGCATTCCCAACAGTCCCTTACTGTCTGGAGACAGTTGGCGGCGCTTGATTTTGCAGGCGGGATTCCAGGGTGTGGACGCCCACGGCGGCGAAGATCAGCAAGTCATCGTCGGCTTCGCCGGGGCGGCCATGCAGCAAAGCGCAGCGCCTCAAAAAACGGCGCTTCAGGCGCAGGATTTTCCGCCCGAAGAGACGTCTCAGGCTGACGCGAAGCCTGCGCAAACCGCGCCTCAGGAAGGCGTCGCCAGTCAGGCGTCTATTGAAGCGTTTTTGCAGGCGGTTATCGCCGAGGTGCTGCAATTCGACCCCAGCGAAATCGAGCGTGACATGCCGTTCAGTGAAATGGGCGTCGACTCGTTGATTTCCATGGAGCTATTGAAACCGATCAAGGAAAAAACGGGGTACTTGCCCGCCACGATTCTGTTCGAATATCCCACTATCCGACAGCTGGCGGAGCATATACTGACCGCCGGGCTGGGCTGGAGTGAAAGAGAGACAAGCGCAGCGCCGGTTGCGCCTCAGGTCGCAGTAGAGGAAACGCCGCCGAAACAGGACAGTCTGGCGGAAATCATGAATCAGGTTCGCGCGGTCATTGCGGACACCATGATGATGGAGCCGGAGGACGTGGAGGCGGACACGCCGTTTCAGGAGTACGGCGTTGACTCCATTATTTCGCTGGAGCTGATTCGTCCATTGAAGGAGATATTCGGATATCTGCCCGCCACAGTGCTGTTTGAGTATCCCAACCTGCGCCAACTGGCGGAATACCTGGCGACTACTGTAGCGACGGCGTCCTCCGAAGAAGTGGCGGCAGACAGTGCGACGGCGCAGGTCTCTAAGGCAAGTGAGCTTCCCGACGATCATAATGATCCAGATGCGCAGCTATCCCCTGTCGATCCAGCAGCGTTGTTATGGCGTCCGGGCGACATCGCCATTATCGGCATGTCGGCGCGCTTACCCAAGGCGCAGGATGTGGCGCGTTTCTGGGACAATCTGCGCCAGGGGCGCGACTGCACCGATGTGATTCCGGCGGAGCGCTGGAAGCAGGAGGGATTCCTCACGGAGGCGCCACTTAATGGTCGCGGCAGCTACACCAATCGCGGCGCCTTTATTGACGACGTGGACGCCTTCGACCATGTGTTTTTCAATCTGACGCCCAACGAAGCCGCGCGAATGGACCCGCAAGAGCGGATTATGCTGGAGCAGACTTACCGCTCAATGCTGGACGCGGGTTATACCCGCAAGCAGTGGGCGGGCAGCGACACCGCGGTGTTCGTGGGAGTGATGAACGGCGATTACGCCTGGCACACCCCAGTGCAAACGACCACTGCGCCGGCGACCTCGCTGTTCTGGTCGATGGCGAATCGCGCGTCCTACTTCTTTGACTGGCGCGGACCCAGCATGGCGGTGGATACGGCGTGTTCCGCCTCGCTAACCGCATTGCACCTGGCCTGTCAGGCGTTGAAAAACGGCGACTGCGAACAGGCGGTAGTGGGGGGCGTGAATCTCATTACCCATCCCCGACACTACGAGCAACTATGCGGTCTGCACATGCTGTCCCGCAGCGAACAATGCAAGCCTTTCGGCGCCAATGCGGACGGCTTTGTCGATGGCGAAGGCGTGGTCTGTCTGGTGATGAAACGGGCGGAAGACGCCATGCGCGACAATGATCGCGTTTACGGCTTCATCAAAGGCTCCGCCATCAACGCCGGCGGCCGCTCCAACGGCTATACCGCGCCCAATCCGGAGGCTCAGGCGGCGTTGATCGGCAAAGCGCTGCAAGCCGCCGGCGTATCCGCCCAGGAGGTGGGCTATGTGGAGGCGCACGGCACAGGCACGGAACTGGGCGACCCCATCGAACTGCGCGCGTTAAGCAAAAGCTACGCGGCGGCCGCGCCCCAGAGTATTCGTCTGGGGTCGGTGAAATCGAACGTGGGGCATCTGGAATCGGCGGCGGGTCTTTGCGGCGTGCTAAAAGCCGTTCTGCAGATGCATCACGGCGAGTGGGTTCCCTCGCTGCACGCGGAGCAACTTAATCCCCATCTGGATTTTGCTCAGACTCCATTTCAGTTGAACAGGGAACGGCGCGCATGGGACCCAGCGGCGCCCAGAGTGTCAGCGGTCAGCTCCTTCGGCGCCGGCGGCGGCAACGCCCATGTGGTAATTCAGGGCGTTGCGCAGGCGTCGCCGCGAACCCTGAGCGACGCTGCGCAGAGCGCAACCCAACCAGAGATCTATGTCATTCCGCTGTCCCATCACAGCAGCGCAGGACTGCAGCAGACTCTGGACGGTCTGCGAGAATGGCTGCAGGGACAGCAGGTGGATATGGACGCGCTGGCGTATACGCTGGCGTGCGCGCGGGATCATGAGCGCTTCCGCCGGGCCCTGGTGTGTCGCGATCAGGCTGATCTGATTCAACAACTGGGACGGGATCTGCAAATGACGGGCGTCGCGTCACAGAAAGAGACATCAGGACAAGCGCAACAAGCGTCCCCACAACAACTGACCCATGACAACGCGGAAAGCGTCGCCGCCCTGTACGAAGCCGGAAACGATTTGCCCTGGCGCGAGTTCTACCCGCAGCGGCGGCTGGCGGCGGTCCCGGAGTATGTGTTCATTCGCCACCGTCACTGGATTGACTCGGTTGAATCCAACTTCAAGGGCTTCCACTCGTTGACGCAGGCTCACCGCATTAACGGGCGCACCATGGCGCCCGCCGCCTGGACTTTGTCGACCCTGTGCGAAAACGCCGATGAAGGCGGCTTCGTCAACATTATGTGGAAAGACATGATCACCGATCCGCACAAGGTGGAGGTGATTGAGGAAGGCGGCCGCACGCTCTTCGTCGGACGCGGCGGCTTTACCCAGTATTGCAGTGCGGAACGAACCCAGGACGTTAGCGCTCCGCAAAATATCTCCGCCGTACTGGCGCGTCTGGGCATGGAAAACCCTTTGCAGGCGATGGACATAGACAACGCTCCGCGCCGGCCTCAGGCGGAAATCTATGCGGGCTTCAAGCAGCGCGGTTATGACTATGGTCAGCCGCTGCAGGGCATTCGCTGGGCGCACATCAGACCGGGCCTGGTCAGAGCCTTTTTACAGGTCGATCACGACTGGGGACAGCTGGTGTCTCCCGCGCTGCTGGACGCCGGCCTGCAACTGGCGATTCTGGCGCCGGAGGGCTCCACCGCAAATACCGGCGGCGGCGAGAAAGCCGTCTTTATGCCCTATCACCTGGGGCGTTTGGCGGTCAACCGGCTGCCGGACAATGAAGCCGTGTACGCCTATTGCCTGGAGAAAACCAGCGCTCAGGCCAGTAAAGCCCGACGCTTTGATTTCTACTTCACCGACAGGCGCGGAGACGTGCTGATCATGCTCGAAGACATGGTGTCTGTCGTGGCGCGTCCGCACACGGAGGACGATGTTGATACGCGCCCCCGGCAAGTGCGGCCAGAGCCCCGGTTTGAAGTCTTTGACCTGAGCTGA